Below is a window of bacterium DNA.
TTAAATTTCGGGTGATACGCTGCTGCACGTCTTCCGTCGGCGTACCGTTGCCTGCCACTTGCGACACAAGACATAATCCAATATTAAAATAGGCCTCGGCATATTTTCCATTAATTTCAATGGCGTGGTTGAATTCCTTCTGCGCATCCTCAAATTCCCCGGATTTTAGTAACGCAAGCCCATAATTATTATGCAGATCAGGATAGGTTGGTTTGAGTTCGACGGCACGTTTAAATACCTTAAGCGCCTCGGCATGCTTTTCTTCCAGTAAAAGAGCCAGACCCAAATGATTCAAAACCGGCGCACTCTCGGGAGAAAGTGAGAGTGCGCGTTTAAATTCAGCGATGGTTTCCCTGCCCATACCATTGTGCAAAAAAACCAACCCCAGTTTATGATTGGAGTCAACATTAGGTTTGACTTCCAGTTTAGCGGAAATCTTCATGAGTTCCTGCAAACCATTGACTCTCTCATGATGCTGCAATTTGACCCGTTCCATAAGGTTTTCATCACTCAAAGCAGGATCATAGGGAATCTCACGTGTATTGATAACTTTGTCTTTATCATTCAGATTAATCACAATCCTCCGGATCGAATCAAAATTCATGGTCCGAACAGTATAATCATATTGTTTACCGTGGATTGTTGATGTAAAGCTAAACCCACT
It encodes the following:
- a CDS encoding tetratricopeptide repeat protein, producing MSGFSFTSTIHGKQYDYTVRTMNFDSIRRIVINLNDKDKVINTREIPYDPALSDENLMERVKLQHHERVNGLQELMKISAKLEVKPNVDSNHKLGLVFLHNGMGRETIAEFKRALSLSPESAPVLNHLGLALLLEEKHAEALKVFKRAVELKPTYPDLHNNYGLALLKSGEFEDAQKEFNHAIEINGKYAEAYFNIGLCLVSQVAGNGTPTEDVQQRITRNLNKAVEFNAYLNNQFFKVAQNYLSKEQYDEARQALIEAKTEVLSQTGSEIYHEFYLRLKYGEEGVDRRATEQYIIRLEEILEKHSHYVDIHNDLGVAYLIQCRFLFNRAINEFKRALAINENYTQAKKNLKLAENEGKGFLILLRAILYF